In Geopsychrobacter electrodiphilus DSM 16401, a single window of DNA contains:
- a CDS encoding GSU3473 family protein — protein MQIKVKFIDGRIELVRPRELQNLIDARRITQFRRSGGWVAIGQDSVRSTLRGVYSGPERRDNFEN, from the coding sequence ATGCAGATAAAAGTTAAATTTATTGATGGGCGGATCGAGTTGGTACGGCCGAGAGAACTGCAGAACCTTATTGACGCCCGTCGAATTACCCAGTTCCGTCGTTCAGGTGGCTGGGTCGCAATTGGACAGGATTCTGTAAGAAGTACCTTGAGGGGGGTATATTCAGGGCCTGAGCGTCGTGATAATTTTGAGAACTGA
- a CDS encoding 3'-5' exonuclease → MISSFQDSLFATPEKRSVVVFDFETTGMSPQQGDRVIEVGAVRLEDGQIVDQFQSLINPGALLDPFISDLTGISNAMLAEAPSASSIIRDFYHFIGSDPMVAHNASFDKLFLDAEFSRLGYRIPTAVGCSMLIARRLFPHAPNHKLGTLVSFLDLPTTDRFHRALADASMTAFLWTRLESELRQRYNINPVPFDVLQRLGRISLSNVESFLLKEARKLGHVSC, encoded by the coding sequence GTGATTTCTAGCTTTCAAGACAGTCTGTTTGCCACCCCCGAAAAACGTTCGGTGGTGGTTTTTGATTTTGAGACCACCGGAATGTCTCCTCAGCAGGGAGATCGGGTAATCGAAGTTGGTGCGGTGCGTCTTGAAGATGGTCAGATTGTTGATCAGTTTCAATCCTTGATTAACCCAGGTGCCTTGCTTGATCCCTTTATCAGTGATCTGACAGGGATCAGCAACGCCATGCTGGCGGAGGCTCCTTCAGCCTCGAGCATTATCCGGGATTTTTATCACTTTATCGGGTCCGATCCCATGGTCGCGCATAACGCTTCCTTTGATAAACTCTTTCTTGACGCGGAATTTTCACGTCTCGGCTACCGGATTCCCACGGCGGTAGGGTGTTCCATGTTGATTGCAAGACGCCTGTTTCCACACGCTCCGAATCACAAGTTAGGGACACTGGTCAGTTTTCTTGATTTGCCAACGACAGACCGTTTTCACCGTGCCTTGGCCGATGCCAGTATGACGGCCTTCCTCTGGACGCGCCTCGAAAGTGAACTGCGTCAACGCTACAATATTAATCCTGTCCCTTTTGATGTGTTGCAACGCCTTGGACGGATCTCCTTGAGTAATGTTGAGAGTTTCCTGCTCAAAGAAGCCCGGAAACTTGGGCATGTTTCATGTTGA
- a CDS encoding SprT-like domain-containing protein, with protein MLKCSTVGHLIELLDLTSSLKRQIQAEIGEDQTPTLLGQLWALPLKHSHAVTRLGSYACRGENPLAIRLQFAQEDTPLRQTFLHEIAHFLDHQTRQDRRSYHNPHGPSWQRWLTVIAGDTKNTESLAMRTLYAQKLKPVARCLKCGFLLYRLRSLPKGRHWLHRQCGGRLERLC; from the coding sequence ATGTTGAAATGCTCAACAGTTGGTCATCTGATTGAACTTCTTGACCTTACATCTTCTCTTAAAAGACAAATCCAGGCTGAAATTGGTGAGGATCAAACTCCTACTTTGCTTGGCCAGCTCTGGGCTTTACCTCTTAAGCACAGTCATGCCGTGACGCGGCTGGGGTCTTATGCCTGTCGCGGTGAAAATCCCCTGGCGATTCGACTTCAGTTTGCCCAGGAGGACACTCCCCTGCGCCAAACCTTTTTGCATGAGATCGCGCATTTTCTCGATCATCAAACCAGGCAAGATCGCCGAAGCTATCACAACCCCCATGGCCCCAGTTGGCAGCGCTGGTTGACGGTGATTGCAGGGGACACAAAGAACACAGAATCCTTAGCGATGAGGACTCTCTATGCCCAGAAGCTTAAACCCGTAGCACGTTGTTTAAAATGCGGTTTTCTGCTGTATAGATTGCGTTCTTTACCAAAAGGACGGCACTGGCTTCATCGACAGTGCGGTGGTCGTCTTGAGCGGCTCTGTTAA